A single window of Luteipulveratus halotolerans DNA harbors:
- a CDS encoding class I SAM-dependent methyltransferase: MSEDHYFTAQPASAEERRTITVPLAGRSRPVEVARGIFSPDRIDQGTSVLLQHAPAPPEAGTFLDLGCGWGPIALTLALRSPAATVWAVDVNERALDLARRNAISLGLNGVRATTADDVPAGTTFDLIWSNPPIRVGKAVLHELMRTWLPRLAPGGSAYLVVQRNLGSDSLQKWLVAELGDGYDVSRLTSVKGFRILHVRRGA; the protein is encoded by the coding sequence ATGTCCGAGGACCACTACTTCACCGCGCAGCCCGCCAGCGCCGAGGAACGCCGCACGATCACGGTGCCGCTGGCCGGTCGGTCACGTCCCGTCGAGGTCGCGCGCGGGATCTTCTCGCCCGACCGCATCGACCAGGGCACGTCGGTGCTCCTGCAGCACGCTCCGGCGCCACCCGAGGCGGGCACGTTCCTCGACCTCGGCTGCGGATGGGGTCCGATCGCCCTGACGCTTGCACTGCGCTCCCCCGCCGCCACGGTCTGGGCCGTCGACGTCAACGAGCGCGCCCTCGACCTCGCTCGGCGTAATGCAATCTCGTTGGGGCTCAACGGAGTTCGCGCCACGACGGCCGACGACGTACCCGCCGGCACGACGTTCGACCTCATCTGGTCCAACCCGCCGATCCGCGTGGGCAAGGCCGTGCTGCACGAGCTGATGCGCACCTGGTTGCCGCGTCTGGCACCCGGCGGCTCGGCGTACCTCGTCGTGCAGCGCAACCTCGGCTCGGACTCGCTCCAGAAGTGGTTGGTGGCCGAGCTGGGTGACGGGTACGACGTGTCGCGCCTCACCAGCGTCAAAGGCTTCCGCATCCTGCACGTGCGCCGCGGGGCCTGA